From a single Paraburkholderia sp. FT54 genomic region:
- a CDS encoding ABC transporter substrate-binding protein has translation MKKLLAALTVALLATVSIGAHAKDWSTVRFGVDASYPPFESKGSDGKLVGFDIDLGNEICARLKAKCVWVENDFDGMIPALKAKKFDGVLSSMSMTPQRAEQIAFSNKLFNTPTRLVAKKGSGILPTADSLKGKTVGVEQGTIQETYAKTYWEAKGTKVVPYQNQDQVYADLLSGRLDAALQDAVQAEIGFLKTPRGAGFEFVGKNLDDPKILGNGAGIGMRKEDTDLKAKVDKAIADIIKDGTYKKLEKKYFDFDVYGG, from the coding sequence GTGAAAAAACTGCTAGCGGCTTTGACGGTTGCTCTGCTTGCTACCGTCTCGATTGGCGCACACGCTAAAGACTGGTCGACCGTCCGTTTCGGCGTTGACGCCAGCTATCCTCCGTTTGAGTCGAAGGGCTCGGACGGCAAGCTCGTTGGCTTCGACATCGACCTCGGCAATGAAATCTGCGCGCGCCTGAAGGCCAAGTGCGTGTGGGTCGAAAACGACTTCGACGGCATGATCCCGGCCCTGAAAGCGAAGAAGTTCGACGGCGTGCTGTCGTCGATGTCCATGACCCCGCAACGCGCCGAGCAGATCGCCTTCTCGAACAAGCTGTTCAACACGCCGACGCGCCTCGTGGCGAAGAAGGGTTCGGGCATCCTGCCGACGGCCGACTCGCTCAAGGGCAAGACGGTTGGCGTGGAGCAAGGCACGATCCAGGAAACCTACGCGAAGACGTACTGGGAAGCGAAGGGCACGAAGGTCGTGCCGTATCAGAACCAGGACCAGGTCTATGCCGACTTGCTGTCGGGCCGTCTGGACGCAGCGCTGCAAGACGCGGTGCAAGCTGAAATCGGCTTCCTGAAGACGCCGCGCGGCGCCGGCTTCGAATTCGTCGGCAAGAACCTCGACGATCCGAAGATCCTCGGCAACGGCGCGGGCATCGGCATGCGCAAGGAAGACACCGATCTGAAGGCGAAGGTCGACAAGGCGATCGCCGACATCATCAAGGACGGTACGTACAAGAAGCTCGAGAAGAAGTACTTCGACTTCGACGTGTACGGCGGCTAA